One Setaria italica strain Yugu1 chromosome II, Setaria_italica_v2.0, whole genome shotgun sequence DNA segment encodes these proteins:
- the LOC111256211 gene encoding uncharacterized protein Os08g0218700/LOC_Os08g12160-like — translation MPMALCSFPPVGLLLLTMFLAFAVSTCATANGEPPAPSPAPPPADSRFLWACCANTTNASICYDSLLPFAGSFHGNRVKVARAAAVIAFGRLRGFYDELRRLQLQPGGTGAGRVADSALGSCATSADVSQGREVDLLAILRRLETAAGRRRGEQAEWDLHDANLYAGSVQSCTMWCVDGFASAGDAALASPVVKKVVAWATNLHLYGDIALDLVASIKL, via the coding sequence ATGCCAATGGCTCTTTGCTCCTTCCCGCCCgttggcctcctcctcctcactatgttcctcgccttcgccgtatcCACATGCGCAACGGCCAACGGtgagccgccggcgccgtcgccggcgccgccaccggcggaCAGCAGGTTCCTCTGGGCGTGCTGTGCTAACACGACGAACGCGTCCATATGCTACGACTCCCTCCTCCCATTCGCGGGCTCCTTCCACGGCAACCGCGTCAAggtcgctcgcgccgccgcagtCATCGCGTTCGGGCGCCTCCGCGGCTTCTACGACGAGCTCCGCCGCCTGCAGCTCCAGCCCGGGGGCACCGGCGCCGGGAGAGTCGCGGACAGCGCTCTGGGTTCCTGCGCGACGTCCGCCGACGTGTCCCAAGGCAGAGAGGTGGACCTGCTGGCCATTCTCCGGCGGCTCGAGACGGCCGCCGGCAGGAGAAGAGGGGAGCAGGCGGAGTGGGACCTGCACGACGCTAATCTATACGCCGGCTCGGTACAGTCTTGCACCATGTGGTGCGTGGATGGTTTCGCGAGTGCCGGTGACGCGGCGCTGGCGTCGCCGGTGGTGAAGAAGGTGGTGGCCTGGGCCACGAACCTGCATCTTTACGGAGACATTGCACTGGATCTTGTCGCTTCCATAAAGTTATGA
- the LOC101780745 gene encoding uncharacterized protein LOC101780745 isoform X2, with translation MESLALSSRSIGLTRQTTRRPHATNHPARWKPRRRGGGRRASASAPPTRSSSSTSSSAGSSLPGPHPTSPTSTSTSPTPPTSQTGDRQWFFFSRTDRKYPNGSRASRTTGDGYWKATGKDRFICGGGRAVGNKKTLVYHHGRAPRGERTDWVMHEYTLLADALPPAAQGRESYALYKLFQKSGAGPKNGEQYGAPFREEDWLDDDEEGVTADASANSVPICPATVEEHAIADRELPIEDLHELLSQIGNDQEEFGEAPLDFSTPATSHGQGQGWPSGGGDKAEVVDASVSDGAVVVAENTCIDLPLGDIEQLLMQISDDQQNAEFFSDFTPSVPQLQLQCDNHQVWLDAHRGQEVCAADPTASGGAVVAAECTDTDLEGLLLQIASDQDMVEPLSDLSPPIPHHNFNQVGIGDFHESHGAPVGNLSCTVQESTFVPQTELRSQFPQSNLTNVPFSGETNSSEGTSVPHSVSGLISYNSQDADDEFLEINDFFDLEDVEQSANCTATEHLISATNGMFDNLEYSDAPTFLPGPFDTAGEVAENQFFDFGSSGIQNQGFHYTTQVRTQNQAALNVRSHMKDNHVVLSSHTSGTLNLHAANEPPSRSSTASQSWFNAALSTLLDSVPSSPALAAEIENTVINRTLQRISSFRSHQASGEENTVINRTLQRISSFRSQQAVREEPSTRRIQVTRGGRLTFISLLVILAAVMWTFTAGSALNFCKGLWKSSSR, from the exons ATGGAGAGCTTAGCTTTAAGTAGCCGGAGCATCGGGTTGACCCGGCAGACGACACGCCGTCCGCACGCCACCAACCATCCGGCGAGATGgaaaccccgccgccgcggcggtggccgccgggCTTCCGCTTCAGCCCCACCGACGAGGAGCTCGTCCTCTACTTCCTCAAGCGCCGGATCGTCTCTGCCCGGCCCTCACCCTACGTCGCCGACGTCGACGTCTACAAGTCCCACCCCTCCCACCTCCCAG ACGGGGGACAGGCAGTGGTTCTTCTTCAGCCGGACGGACCGCAAGTACCCCAACGGCTCGCGCGCCAGCCGCACCACGGGCGACGGCTACTGGAAGGCCACGGGGAAGGATCGCTTCATCTgcgggggcggccgggcggTGGGGAACAAGAAGACGCTCGTGTACCACCACGGCCGGGCCCCGCGCGGGGAGCGCACGGACTGGGTCATGCACGAGTACACCCTGCTCGCCGACGcgctcccgccggccgcgcAGGGGAGGGAGTCCTACGCGCTGTACAAGCTTTTCCAGAAGAGCGGGGCCGGGCCCAAGAACGGCGAGCAGTACGGCGCGCCCTTTCGGGAGGAGGATTGGTtggatgacgatgaggagggAGTGACTGCAGATGCTTCCGCTAATTCTGTTCCTATTTGCCCTGCTACAGTGGAGGAGCATGCAATTGCTGACCGTGAACTTCCGATTGAGGATCTTCACGAGCTCCTGTCACAAATTGGAAATGATCAGGAGGAGTTTGGTGAAGCACCGCTAGATTTCTCAACACCTGCTACTTCCCACGGTCAAGGTCAGGGTTGGCCCAGTGGTGGGGGTGACAAGGCTGAGGTTGTGGATGCTTCCGTTAGTGATGGTGCTGTGGTAGTGGCAGAGAATACGTGCATTGATCTCCCTCTTGGGGATATTGAGCAGCTTCTGATGCAGATATCTGATGATCAGCAAAATGCCGAATTTTTCTCAGATTTCACACCATCAGTTCCACAACTGCAGCTTCAGTGTGACAATCATCAGGTTTGGCTTGATGCCCACAGGGGGCAGGAAGTTTGTGCTGCAGATCCTACCGCCAGCGGTGGTGCCGTGGTAGCAGCAGAATGTACTGACACAGATCTTGAAGGTCTTCTGCTGCAAATAGCCAGTGACCAGGacatggttgaacctctatcaGATCTGTCCCCACCAATTCCACATCATAACTTCAATCAG GTCGGCATTGGGGATTTCCATGAATCTCACGGTGCTCCGGTTGGTAATCTTTCTTGTACAGTTCAAGAAAGTACATTTGTTCCACAAACTGAGCTGAGAAGTCAATTTCCACAGTCTAACCTAACCAATGTGCCATTTAGCGGAGAAACAAATTCTTCTGAAGGGACAAGTGTGCCACATTCTGTGTCAGGTTTGATCAGTTACAATAGTCAGGATGCTGATGATGAGTTCCTTGAAATCAATGATTTCTTTGATCTGGAGGATGTAGAACAGAGTGCAAATTGTACAGCAACGGAGCACTTGATATCTGCAACAAATGGGATGTTTGACAACTTGGAATACTCTGATGCTCCTACGTTTCTACCTGGTCCATTTGACACAGCTGGAGAAGTAGCTGAAAATCAATTTTTTGATTTTGGTAGCAGTGGAATTCAGAACCAGGGATTTCATTATACAACTCAAGTAAGGACACAAAATCAGGCCGCTCTTAATGTGCGGAGCCATATGAAGGATAACCATGTTGTCTTATCCTCACATACATCAG GCACTTTGAATCTTCATGCGGCAAATGAGCCACCAAGCAGGAGCTCAACTGCTTCACAATCATGGTTCAATGCTGCTCTATCAACCTTGTTGGACTCTGTACCTAGCAGTCCAGCATTGGCTGCTGAAATCGAAAACACTGTTATCAACAGAACACTTCAGCGCATCTCTAGCTTCAGATCACATCAAGCTTCAGGTGAAGAAAACACTGTTATCAACAGAACACTTCAGCGCATCTCTAGCTTCAGGTCTCAGCAAGCCGTACGTGAAGAACCGAGCACCCGAAGGATTCAGGTTACCAGAGGTGGCAGACTGACGTTCATCTCTCTACTGGTTATACTAGCTGCCGTAATGTGGACCTTTACTGCTGGGTCTGCACTCAATTTTTGCAAGGGGTTATGGAAATCATCTTCTAGGTGA
- the LOC101780745 gene encoding uncharacterized protein LOC101780745 isoform X3, with product METPPPRRWPPGFRFSPTDEELVLYFLKRRIVSARPSPYVADVDVYKSHPSHLPERSALQTGDRQWFFFSRTDRKYPNGSRASRTTGDGYWKATGKDRFICGGGRAVGNKKTLVYHHGRAPRGERTDWVMHEYTLLADALPPAAQGRESYALYKLFQKSGAGPKNGEQYGAPFREEDWLDDDEEGVTADASANSVPICPATVEEHAIADRELPIEDLHELLSQIGNDQEEFGEAPLDFSTPATSHGQGQGWPSGGGDKAEVVDASVSDGAVVVAENTCIDLPLGDIEQLLMQISDDQQNAEFFSDFTPSVPQLQLQCDNHQVWLDAHRGQEVCAADPTASGGAVVAAECTDTDLEGLLLQIASDQDMVEPLSDLSPPIPHHNFNQVGIGDFHESHGAPVGNLSCTVQESTFVPQTELRSQFPQSNLTNVPFSGETNSSEGTSVPHSVSGLISYNSQDADDEFLEINDFFDLEDVEQSANCTATEHLISATNGMFDNLEYSDAPTFLPGPFDTAGEVAENQFFDFGSSGIQNQGFHYTTQVRTQNQAALNVRSHMKDNHVVLSSHTSGTLNLHAANEPPSRSSTASQSWFNAALSTLLDSVPSSPALAAEIENTVINRTLQRISSFRSHQASGEENTVINRTLQRISSFRSQQAVREEPSTRRIQVTRGGRLTFISLLVILAAVMWTFTAGSALNFCKGLWKSSSR from the exons ATGgaaaccccgccgccgcggcggtggccgccgggCTTCCGCTTCAGCCCCACCGACGAGGAGCTCGTCCTCTACTTCCTCAAGCGCCGGATCGTCTCTGCCCGGCCCTCACCCTACGTCGCCGACGTCGACGTCTACAAGTCCCACCCCTCCCACCTCCCAG AGAGGTCGGCGCTGCAGACGGGGGACAGGCAGTGGTTCTTCTTCAGCCGGACGGACCGCAAGTACCCCAACGGCTCGCGCGCCAGCCGCACCACGGGCGACGGCTACTGGAAGGCCACGGGGAAGGATCGCTTCATCTgcgggggcggccgggcggTGGGGAACAAGAAGACGCTCGTGTACCACCACGGCCGGGCCCCGCGCGGGGAGCGCACGGACTGGGTCATGCACGAGTACACCCTGCTCGCCGACGcgctcccgccggccgcgcAGGGGAGGGAGTCCTACGCGCTGTACAAGCTTTTCCAGAAGAGCGGGGCCGGGCCCAAGAACGGCGAGCAGTACGGCGCGCCCTTTCGGGAGGAGGATTGGTtggatgacgatgaggagggAGTGACTGCAGATGCTTCCGCTAATTCTGTTCCTATTTGCCCTGCTACAGTGGAGGAGCATGCAATTGCTGACCGTGAACTTCCGATTGAGGATCTTCACGAGCTCCTGTCACAAATTGGAAATGATCAGGAGGAGTTTGGTGAAGCACCGCTAGATTTCTCAACACCTGCTACTTCCCACGGTCAAGGTCAGGGTTGGCCCAGTGGTGGGGGTGACAAGGCTGAGGTTGTGGATGCTTCCGTTAGTGATGGTGCTGTGGTAGTGGCAGAGAATACGTGCATTGATCTCCCTCTTGGGGATATTGAGCAGCTTCTGATGCAGATATCTGATGATCAGCAAAATGCCGAATTTTTCTCAGATTTCACACCATCAGTTCCACAACTGCAGCTTCAGTGTGACAATCATCAGGTTTGGCTTGATGCCCACAGGGGGCAGGAAGTTTGTGCTGCAGATCCTACCGCCAGCGGTGGTGCCGTGGTAGCAGCAGAATGTACTGACACAGATCTTGAAGGTCTTCTGCTGCAAATAGCCAGTGACCAGGacatggttgaacctctatcaGATCTGTCCCCACCAATTCCACATCATAACTTCAATCAG GTCGGCATTGGGGATTTCCATGAATCTCACGGTGCTCCGGTTGGTAATCTTTCTTGTACAGTTCAAGAAAGTACATTTGTTCCACAAACTGAGCTGAGAAGTCAATTTCCACAGTCTAACCTAACCAATGTGCCATTTAGCGGAGAAACAAATTCTTCTGAAGGGACAAGTGTGCCACATTCTGTGTCAGGTTTGATCAGTTACAATAGTCAGGATGCTGATGATGAGTTCCTTGAAATCAATGATTTCTTTGATCTGGAGGATGTAGAACAGAGTGCAAATTGTACAGCAACGGAGCACTTGATATCTGCAACAAATGGGATGTTTGACAACTTGGAATACTCTGATGCTCCTACGTTTCTACCTGGTCCATTTGACACAGCTGGAGAAGTAGCTGAAAATCAATTTTTTGATTTTGGTAGCAGTGGAATTCAGAACCAGGGATTTCATTATACAACTCAAGTAAGGACACAAAATCAGGCCGCTCTTAATGTGCGGAGCCATATGAAGGATAACCATGTTGTCTTATCCTCACATACATCAG GCACTTTGAATCTTCATGCGGCAAATGAGCCACCAAGCAGGAGCTCAACTGCTTCACAATCATGGTTCAATGCTGCTCTATCAACCTTGTTGGACTCTGTACCTAGCAGTCCAGCATTGGCTGCTGAAATCGAAAACACTGTTATCAACAGAACACTTCAGCGCATCTCTAGCTTCAGATCACATCAAGCTTCAGGTGAAGAAAACACTGTTATCAACAGAACACTTCAGCGCATCTCTAGCTTCAGGTCTCAGCAAGCCGTACGTGAAGAACCGAGCACCCGAAGGATTCAGGTTACCAGAGGTGGCAGACTGACGTTCATCTCTCTACTGGTTATACTAGCTGCCGTAATGTGGACCTTTACTGCTGGGTCTGCACTCAATTTTTGCAAGGGGTTATGGAAATCATCTTCTAGGTGA
- the LOC101780745 gene encoding uncharacterized protein LOC101780745 isoform X1: protein METPPPRRWPPGFRFSPTDEELVLYFLKRRIVSARPSPYVADVDVYKSHPSHLPGTHPPPPTPPIDRIACCNPSGSLLTCTHRCCTEERSALQTGDRQWFFFSRTDRKYPNGSRASRTTGDGYWKATGKDRFICGGGRAVGNKKTLVYHHGRAPRGERTDWVMHEYTLLADALPPAAQGRESYALYKLFQKSGAGPKNGEQYGAPFREEDWLDDDEEGVTADASANSVPICPATVEEHAIADRELPIEDLHELLSQIGNDQEEFGEAPLDFSTPATSHGQGQGWPSGGGDKAEVVDASVSDGAVVVAENTCIDLPLGDIEQLLMQISDDQQNAEFFSDFTPSVPQLQLQCDNHQVWLDAHRGQEVCAADPTASGGAVVAAECTDTDLEGLLLQIASDQDMVEPLSDLSPPIPHHNFNQVGIGDFHESHGAPVGNLSCTVQESTFVPQTELRSQFPQSNLTNVPFSGETNSSEGTSVPHSVSGLISYNSQDADDEFLEINDFFDLEDVEQSANCTATEHLISATNGMFDNLEYSDAPTFLPGPFDTAGEVAENQFFDFGSSGIQNQGFHYTTQVRTQNQAALNVRSHMKDNHVVLSSHTSGTLNLHAANEPPSRSSTASQSWFNAALSTLLDSVPSSPALAAEIENTVINRTLQRISSFRSHQASGEENTVINRTLQRISSFRSQQAVREEPSTRRIQVTRGGRLTFISLLVILAAVMWTFTAGSALNFCKGLWKSSSR, encoded by the exons ATGgaaaccccgccgccgcggcggtggccgccgggCTTCCGCTTCAGCCCCACCGACGAGGAGCTCGTCCTCTACTTCCTCAAGCGCCGGATCGTCTCTGCCCGGCCCTCACCCTACGTCGCCGACGTCGACGTCTACAAGTCCCACCCCTCCCACCTCCCAGGTACGCACCCTCCTCCCCCAACCCCCCCAATCGATCGCATCGCTTGTTGCAACCCCTCCGGCAGTCTCTTGACCTGTACGCACCGGTGCTGCACTGAAGAGAGGTCGGCGCTGCAGACGGGGGACAGGCAGTGGTTCTTCTTCAGCCGGACGGACCGCAAGTACCCCAACGGCTCGCGCGCCAGCCGCACCACGGGCGACGGCTACTGGAAGGCCACGGGGAAGGATCGCTTCATCTgcgggggcggccgggcggTGGGGAACAAGAAGACGCTCGTGTACCACCACGGCCGGGCCCCGCGCGGGGAGCGCACGGACTGGGTCATGCACGAGTACACCCTGCTCGCCGACGcgctcccgccggccgcgcAGGGGAGGGAGTCCTACGCGCTGTACAAGCTTTTCCAGAAGAGCGGGGCCGGGCCCAAGAACGGCGAGCAGTACGGCGCGCCCTTTCGGGAGGAGGATTGGTtggatgacgatgaggagggAGTGACTGCAGATGCTTCCGCTAATTCTGTTCCTATTTGCCCTGCTACAGTGGAGGAGCATGCAATTGCTGACCGTGAACTTCCGATTGAGGATCTTCACGAGCTCCTGTCACAAATTGGAAATGATCAGGAGGAGTTTGGTGAAGCACCGCTAGATTTCTCAACACCTGCTACTTCCCACGGTCAAGGTCAGGGTTGGCCCAGTGGTGGGGGTGACAAGGCTGAGGTTGTGGATGCTTCCGTTAGTGATGGTGCTGTGGTAGTGGCAGAGAATACGTGCATTGATCTCCCTCTTGGGGATATTGAGCAGCTTCTGATGCAGATATCTGATGATCAGCAAAATGCCGAATTTTTCTCAGATTTCACACCATCAGTTCCACAACTGCAGCTTCAGTGTGACAATCATCAGGTTTGGCTTGATGCCCACAGGGGGCAGGAAGTTTGTGCTGCAGATCCTACCGCCAGCGGTGGTGCCGTGGTAGCAGCAGAATGTACTGACACAGATCTTGAAGGTCTTCTGCTGCAAATAGCCAGTGACCAGGacatggttgaacctctatcaGATCTGTCCCCACCAATTCCACATCATAACTTCAATCAG GTCGGCATTGGGGATTTCCATGAATCTCACGGTGCTCCGGTTGGTAATCTTTCTTGTACAGTTCAAGAAAGTACATTTGTTCCACAAACTGAGCTGAGAAGTCAATTTCCACAGTCTAACCTAACCAATGTGCCATTTAGCGGAGAAACAAATTCTTCTGAAGGGACAAGTGTGCCACATTCTGTGTCAGGTTTGATCAGTTACAATAGTCAGGATGCTGATGATGAGTTCCTTGAAATCAATGATTTCTTTGATCTGGAGGATGTAGAACAGAGTGCAAATTGTACAGCAACGGAGCACTTGATATCTGCAACAAATGGGATGTTTGACAACTTGGAATACTCTGATGCTCCTACGTTTCTACCTGGTCCATTTGACACAGCTGGAGAAGTAGCTGAAAATCAATTTTTTGATTTTGGTAGCAGTGGAATTCAGAACCAGGGATTTCATTATACAACTCAAGTAAGGACACAAAATCAGGCCGCTCTTAATGTGCGGAGCCATATGAAGGATAACCATGTTGTCTTATCCTCACATACATCAG GCACTTTGAATCTTCATGCGGCAAATGAGCCACCAAGCAGGAGCTCAACTGCTTCACAATCATGGTTCAATGCTGCTCTATCAACCTTGTTGGACTCTGTACCTAGCAGTCCAGCATTGGCTGCTGAAATCGAAAACACTGTTATCAACAGAACACTTCAGCGCATCTCTAGCTTCAGATCACATCAAGCTTCAGGTGAAGAAAACACTGTTATCAACAGAACACTTCAGCGCATCTCTAGCTTCAGGTCTCAGCAAGCCGTACGTGAAGAACCGAGCACCCGAAGGATTCAGGTTACCAGAGGTGGCAGACTGACGTTCATCTCTCTACTGGTTATACTAGCTGCCGTAATGTGGACCTTTACTGCTGGGTCTGCACTCAATTTTTGCAAGGGGTTATGGAAATCATCTTCTAGGTGA